One Nocardia huaxiensis genomic window, CGCGGGAGCCGATGACGGCGGGGTGAACGACGCACTCGCGGGTGCGTGGGTGTACCCCGGAGTCGGGAGCGGATCGGTCGCGAAACCCGGCGTGGAGCTGTGCCCGTGGGGATAGCCGGGAGTCGAGACCGGCCCATTGCCGAAGCCGGGGGTGGTATAGCCGCGCGTCGAGCCGGCACCCGGGAACCCCGGCGCGGATGCGTAACCCGAGCCCGACGGGTACCCCGCCCCGGCGACCGCTTCCCGTGCAGCCCACGCGAATTCACTGCACGAGGCGAACCGGTCCTCGCGATCCTTCGACATGGCGCGGGCGAGCACGGTGTCGAGGGCCGGCGGCAGGTCGCCGCGATGCTCGCTGACGGCGGGCACCGGGGACTGGATGTGGCCGAGCATGACGGCGGTGAGATTGCCGGCGTCGAACGGGCCGCGCCCGGTGAGCAGCCGGAACAGGGTGCACGCCAGCGAGTACTGGTCGGAGCGGTGATCGAGTTCGGCGGCGGTCAGCTGCTCCGGGGAGGCGAAGGCCAGTGTGGCATTGAGGGTTCCGGTGCGCGTGAGCCCCGCGGTGCCGTCGAGTACGCGGGCGATGCCGAAGTCGCTGAGCAGCACGCGTTCGCTGAAGCCCGAACCCGGCCCGGCGGAATGCGACAGCAGGATATTGGCGGGCTTCACATCCCGGTGCAGGATGCCGCGCCCGTGCGCGTGATCGAGCGCGGCGGCGGTCTGCACCATGATGTCGGCCGCGCGTTCGGGCGCGAGTTCGCGCGGATCGAGCGAGGCGCAGTCGGTGCCGTCGACGTACTGCATGGCGATCCACAGCTGATCACCTTCGGCGCCCCGGTCGAAGACGGTGATGATGTTCGGATGATCGAGCTGCGCGACCACATCGGCTTCGCGTTCGAAGCGCAGCCGGGTCTCGTGATCGCCGAACATGTCCCGGTGCAGCAGTTTCAGCGCGATGAGCCGGGGCAGTCGCGGATGTCTCGCCGCGTACACCGAACCCATTCCGCCACGGCCGAGTTCGCGTTCGATGACGTACCCCGCGAAGACTTCGCCGTGCCGCAACATGATCCCCTCGCCCGCAGTCCAACCAGTGTGCAGCCTACCGACCTGCCGGGTTGATCGCAGCGGCGACCGGAAAAACGCCGCACCCCCTTCACCGTCCGACGATACGGGAGGTGAAAGGGGTGCGGTAGCAGGGTTTTTCGGGTCAGGCGATGGGGCCGCGCGCCGCCTCGTAGGCCGCGCCGACCTTGTAGAGCCGGTCGTCGGCCAGGGCCGGAGCCATGATCTGCAGGCCGACCGGCATGCCGTCGTCGGCGCTGAGGCCGGACGGGACCGACATGGCGCAGTGCCCGGCCAGGTTGGTGGGCAGCGTGCACAGGTCGGACAGGTACATGGCCAGCGGATCGTTGACCTTCTCGCCCAGCTTCCACGGGGTGAAGGGGCTGGTCGGCGAGACCAGCACGTCGACCTGCTCGTAGGCGCGGTCGTAGTCCTGCGCGATGAGCGTGCGGACCTTGAGCGCCTGGCCGTAATAGGCGTCGTAGTAGCCCGCCGACAGCGCGTAGGTGCCGATCATGATGCGGCGCTTGACCTCCGGGCCGAAACCGGCCTCGCGGGTGAGCGACATGACCTGTTCGGCCGAGTGCGTGCCGTCGTCGCCGACACGCAGGCCGTAGCGCATGGCGTCGAAACGCGCCAGGTTGGAGGACACCTCGGACGGGAGGATGAGGTAGTACGCGGGCAGCGCGTATTCGAAGTGCGGACAGGACACTTCGACGACCTCGGCGCCCAGATCCTTCAGCTGCGCGACGGCGGCGTCGAAGGAGGAGATGACGCCGGGCTGATAGGAGTCGGAGTGCAGTTCCTTGACCACACCGACCTTCACGCCGCGCAGATCACCGTTCGCGCCTTCGCGCGCGGCGGCGACCACCGGCGGCACCGGCACATTGCGGGAGGTGGAGTCGCGCGGGTCGTAGCCGGCGATGACCTCGTGCAGCAGCGCGGTGTCGAGCACGGTGCGACCGCACGGGCCACCCTGATCCAGCGAGGACGCGCACGCGACCAGGCCGTACCGGGACACGGTGCCGTAGGTGGGCTTGGTACCGACGGTCGCGGTGACGGCGGCGGGCTGACGGATGGAACCGCCGGTGTCGGTGCCGATCGCCAGCGGCGCCTGGTAGGAGGCCAGCGCCGCGGCCGAGCCACCGCCGGAACCGCCGGGAATCCGGCTGGTATCCCACGGGTTTCGGGTCGGACCGTACGCGGAGTTCTCGGTGGAGGAGCCCATGGCGAACTCGTCCATATTGGTCTTGCCGAGAATCGGGATGCCGGCCTCGCGCAGCTTGGTGGTGAGCGTCGCGTCGTACGGCGCCACCCAGCCCTCGAGGATCTTCGACCCGCAGGTGGTCGGCATGTCGGTGGTGGTGAAAACGTCCTTGAGCGCCAAGGGAACACCGGCCAGCGCCGAATCCACGGTGCCGGCGGCGACCTTGCGGTCCACCTCGGCAGCGGTGACCAGCGCCTGCTCGCCGGCGACGTGCAGGAAGGCGTTGATCTCCCCGTCGACCTCGGCGATGCGCTGGATGTGAGCCTCGGTCACCTCGACCGAGGAGACCTCGCGCGCGTGGATCTTCTCCGCGAGTTCGGCCGCGGAGAGCTTGGTCAGGTCGGTCATTCGCCCTCTCCCAGAATCTGCGGAACCATGAAGCGCTGTTCCTCGACGGCGGGCGCCTGTGCCAGCGCCTCGTCCGGAGTCAGGCAGGGCTGCACCACGTCGGGACGCGTCACATTGGTCGCCGGATTCGGGGACGCGGTGGCAGCGACGTCGGCGGCGGCGACCTCGGAAATCTGGGCGACGTGGGTCAGGATGGAATCCAGCTGACCGGCGTACAGATCCAGTTCCTCGTCGGTCAGAGCGAGCCGGGACAACCGGGCGAGGTGTGCGACCTCGTCCCTGGAGATGGCGGGCACCGCGGGACCCCTTTCGGCAGTTCGAGATGGAGATTCGGCCACCGACAGCCTAATGGGCGCGCCGAGCGCGGCGGTCCGCAGCCCTGCGCACGCCCGCCGGTGCGCGCGCGACCGCCTGTCACAGCGGTCGCGAACACCTGGCATCATCGATAGGGACGGTGACGGAGAAGTGGCCTGGCTCACACGGTTCGGTTCGATTCGATAACCGCCTCCCGAGGGTGTAAGTATTGCTTGACTCGGGTATCCGTCCCAAAGTTTCGGTGGTCGCACAAGGAAAGGAAGGAAGCACGTGTCATACCTGCTTCGCGTGCAACTTCCTGATCGCCCAGGGAGTCTCGGTTCGCTCGCACTCGCGCTGGGTTCCGTGGGCGCCGACATCCTCTCGCTGGATGTCGTCGAACGCGGCGATGGTTTCGCGATCGACGACATCGTGGTGGAGGTGCCCTCGGGCGCACTCCCCGACACCCTGATCACCGCGGCCGAATCCCTGCACGACGTCCAGGTGGATTCGCTGCGGCCGTATTCCGGAATGCTGGACACCCACCGCGAGCTCGAGCTCATCGACCAGGTGGCCAATGCCCGCGACGATCGCTTGCAGGTGCTCGTCGACGGCGTGCCGCGAGTGCTGCGCGTCGGCTGGAGCACGGTGATCGACATCGGCGCGTCCGGGGCGTACCGGGTGGTGGGCAGCCAGAGCGCACCGTCCACACAGGCCGGTTCCGCGCCGTGGATGCCCTTGGAAAAGCCGGCAGTCCTTGACGCCGAAGGCGATTGGGTGCCGCAGCTCTGGAAGGACATGGACACCAAGCTGGCCGCCGCCCCACTGGGCAACAGCGGCAAGGTGCTACTGCTGGGCCGTCCGGGCGGACCGGAGTTCCGGCCGTCCGAGGTGGCGCGGCTGGGCTATCTGGCCGGAATAATCGCCACCGTCCTGGGCTGACATTTCTCAGCAAACTCTTCTACTAACCAACTACGTAGATACCTACTATTGGACTACGTAGATGAGTGCTCGGTTCGCGAGCACCTCGGTGAACGGAGAAGGCAATGGAGCCCACCACGCGCGACCGATCGACCCTGACGACCCGCACCCGGCGCATGATCCACACCGTGCTGCCCCTGGTGGGCGCCGCGGCCGCCGCCACCCTCGCAGCCGGACCCGCTGCGGCGGAATCACTTTCCCGCGGCGGCCCGGCCTTCGACAGCTCCCCGCGCACCAGCTCCGACACCGCCGGCCTGCACGGCATCGACCCCCTCGGCTACATGCACACCGACTCGAACCCGGTGTGGCAGAACCAACACCGCGAGAACCTCCGCGAAAGCCGCACTCCCCCGGCGCAATCCCCGTCTCGCGCCACCTCCAGCGACAGCGGCGCCGCCACCTGGACCCCCACCGCACGGACCGACCGATCCGGCTGGACCGTCTGCCGCCCGCAGGCCAGCTGGTGCTGAAACCGACAGAGCCGGAGGACATTTCGATGAACACCAGCCCTGTAAGCACCGGCGACTCGCCCAACGACATCCACCAGGTAGTGGCACTGGCGGACGGCAGCCTCGCCTGGAAGCCCGCAGACCCCATCTCCCAGTGGACATTCGGCACCGACCCCCGCCCCGACCCCACCTACCGCGACCAGTCCTACTGCACCAGTGGCAGCCTCTGACGCGCGCAGGTGTACAGCGGGTGAGAGAGCTCTGGTGGCGGGAATTTGTCTGGATCCCCGCCATCAGAGCTCCATGATCTTGATCAGGACCCCGTGGCGAGGCGCATGACTGTCAGGGGTGTGCCGGCCATGGTCTTCCAATCCCGTTCGGGCACATGGAGGAAGCCGAGGCGGTCGTAGATGCGGCGGGCGTCGCGCATGGTGGGCATGGTGGTGAGGACTACGGCGTCGAAGTCCTCGGTGCGGGCGATATCGATGACGCGGCGGATGAGGGAGGAGCCGACGCCGAGGCCGCGAGCCTGCTTCGCCACTGCCAGCATGCGGAATTCGAGTTCGCCGGGGCGGGCGATATCGGCGAAGGGGGTGCCGGGGCGGGCGACCGTCAGGGAACCGACGACCGCGCCCTCGTGCTCCGCCACCAGGATCTGGGCCGAGTCCGCGCGGGTGGCGGTGTCGGCCAGTTCGGCCACGTACAGGCTCTGCGGGTCGACGTGACCCTCGCCGACATAGACGTCGACGGTCAAAGCGCCGATGGTCGGATAGTCCTCCGGCGCGGCGTCCCGGATCTCGACACGCGCCTGTGCTGCACCACTCACCACAACTCCATCCCTATCCCCTGTCCCCCAACACCATTCGACACCGGACAACGCGCCCGCCGAGGCGGGCCATTCCCACCTCGGCGCATCGCACTACTGCTCCGTGTCGGGATCCTTCACGGCCTCCGGACCCTGCACGGCTTCCGGGCCGCCTTCGAGCAGCTTCTTGAAGCCTTCCTCGTCGAGGATCGGCACACCGAGCTCCTCGGCCTTGGCGGCCTTGGAACCCGGGGAATCGCCGATGACCACGAAGGCGGTCTTCTTCGACACCGAACTCGCCGCCTTGCCGCCGCGAATCAGGATGGCCTCCTTCGCGCCGTCCCGGGTGAACTCCACCAGGGAGCCGGTGACGACGATGGACAGGCCCTCCAGATTGCGTTCGATGGATTCGTCGCGTTCGTCCTCCATGCGGACACCGGCCGCCGCCCACTTGTCGACGATATCGAGATGCCAAGGGACGGTGAACCATTCGGCGACGGCCGCCGCGATGGTGGGGCCGACGCCGTCGGTGGCGGCCAGTTCCTCGGCGGAGGCGTAACGGATGCGATCCATGCTGCCGAAGGCCGAGGCCAGAGCCCGTGCGGCCGTGGGGCCCACGTGGCGGATGGACAGGGCCACCAGCACCCGCCACAGCGGGCGGTCCTTGGCGGATTCCAGATTCTGCAGCAGGCGTTTGCCGTTCGCGGACAACGTGCCGCTCTTGTTGGTGAACAGCGTCGTGGTGAGCAGCGTGTCCTCGTCGAGGGAGAACAGGTCGCCCTCGTCGGCGATGGCCTCGGACTTGAGCAGATCGATGGCGGCCTCGTAGCCGAGCGCCTCGATATCGAAGGCGCCGCGGCCGGCCACGTGGAAGACGCGCTCACGCAACTGCGCCGGGCAGTACTGCTGGTTGGGGCAGCGGATGTCGGCGTCACCCTCCTTCTCGGGGGCGAGTTCGGTGCCGCATTCGGGACAGTGCGTGGGCATGACGAATTCGCGTTCCGCGCCGGTGCGGGCATCGGCCACCGGGCCCAGCACCTCCGGGATCACATCGCCCGCCTTGCGAATCGTGACGGTGTCACCGATGAGCACGCCCTTGCGCTTGACCTCGGAGGCATTGTGCAGGGTGGCCATGGCCACC contains:
- a CDS encoding amino acid-binding protein — its product is MSYLLRVQLPDRPGSLGSLALALGSVGADILSLDVVERGDGFAIDDIVVEVPSGALPDTLITAAESLHDVQVDSLRPYSGMLDTHRELELIDQVANARDDRLQVLVDGVPRVLRVGWSTVIDIGASGAYRVVGSQSAPSTQAGSAPWMPLEKPAVLDAEGDWVPQLWKDMDTKLAAAPLGNSGKVLLLGRPGGPEFRPSEVARLGYLAGIIATVLG
- a CDS encoding GNAT family N-acetyltransferase; translation: MSGAAQARVEIRDAAPEDYPTIGALTVDVYVGEGHVDPQSLYVAELADTATRADSAQILVAEHEGAVVGSLTVARPGTPFADIARPGELEFRMLAVAKQARGLGVGSSLIRRVIDIARTEDFDAVVLTTMPTMRDARRIYDRLGFLHVPERDWKTMAGTPLTVMRLATGS
- the gatA gene encoding Asp-tRNA(Asn)/Glu-tRNA(Gln) amidotransferase subunit GatA, with amino-acid sequence MTDLTKLSAAELAEKIHAREVSSVEVTEAHIQRIAEVDGEINAFLHVAGEQALVTAAEVDRKVAAGTVDSALAGVPLALKDVFTTTDMPTTCGSKILEGWVAPYDATLTTKLREAGIPILGKTNMDEFAMGSSTENSAYGPTRNPWDTSRIPGGSGGGSAAALASYQAPLAIGTDTGGSIRQPAAVTATVGTKPTYGTVSRYGLVACASSLDQGGPCGRTVLDTALLHEVIAGYDPRDSTSRNVPVPPVVAAAREGANGDLRGVKVGVVKELHSDSYQPGVISSFDAAVAQLKDLGAEVVEVSCPHFEYALPAYYLILPSEVSSNLARFDAMRYGLRVGDDGTHSAEQVMSLTREAGFGPEVKRRIMIGTYALSAGYYDAYYGQALKVRTLIAQDYDRAYEQVDVLVSPTSPFTPWKLGEKVNDPLAMYLSDLCTLPTNLAGHCAMSVPSGLSADDGMPVGLQIMAPALADDRLYKVGAAYEAARGPIA
- the gatC gene encoding Asp-tRNA(Asn)/Glu-tRNA(Gln) amidotransferase subunit GatC, producing MPAISRDEVAHLARLSRLALTDEELDLYAGQLDSILTHVAQISEVAAADVAATASPNPATNVTRPDVVQPCLTPDEALAQAPAVEEQRFMVPQILGEGE